A portion of the Musa acuminata AAA Group cultivar baxijiao chromosome BXJ1-1, Cavendish_Baxijiao_AAA, whole genome shotgun sequence genome contains these proteins:
- the LOC135619504 gene encoding NADH dehydrogenase [ubiquinone] flavoprotein 1, mitochondrial-like → MVLFKASRRVVSTSLSAIKSGSVPLKNLSSIYRAGLVRHSSGWRLFSACRSFSTQTATTGSTPQPPPPPPEKTHFGGLNDEDRIFTNLYGLHDPLLKGAMKRGDWYRTKDLVVKGSDWIVNEMKKSGLRGRGGAGFPSGLKWSFMPKVSDGRPSYLVVNADESEPGTCKDREIMRHDPHKLLEGCLIAGVGMRATAAYIYIRGEYVNERLTLEKARKEAYQAGLLGKNACGSGYDFDVHIHFGAGAYICGEETALLESLEGKQGKPRLKPPFPANAGLYGCPTTVTNVETVAVSPTILRRGPEWFASFGRKNNSGTKLFCVSGHVNKPCTVEEEMSIPLKELIERHCGGVRGGWDNLLAVIPGGSSVPLLPKHICDDVIMDYDALKAVQSGLGTAAVIVMDKSTDVVDAIARLSYFYKHESCGQCTPCREGTGWLWMIMERLKVGNAKLEEIDMLQEVTKQIEGHTICALGDAAAWPVQGLIRHFRPELERRIRERAERELLEAAAA, encoded by the exons ATGGTTCTTTTCAAAGCCAGCCGGCGCGTTGTGTCGACAAGTTTGTCGGCAATCAAAAGTGGatct GTACCTCTCAAGAACCTTTCTTCGATCTATAGGGCTGGACTGGTTCGCCATTCCAGTGGCTGGAGATTATTTTCTGCTTGTAGGTCATTCAGCACCCAGACTGCTACAACAGGAAGTACCCCTcagcctccacctccacctccagaaAAGACTCATTTTGGTGGTCTAAACGATGAAGATCGCATTTTCACGAACCTATATGGCTTGCATGATCCTCTTCTAAAAGGTGCTATGAAACGGGGTGACTGGTACAGAACCAAGGACTTGGTAGTTAAGGGTAGTGACTGGATTGTCAATGAAATGAAGAAGTCTGGTCTGAGAGGCCGTGGAGGAGCTGGTTTTCCATCTGGTCTGAAGTGGTCTTTCATGCCCAAGGTATCTGATGGCCGCCCTTCTTATCTTGTTGTCAATGCTGATGAAAGTGAACCTGGCACATGTAAAGACAGAGAAATCATGCGTCATGATCCTCATAAACTTCTGGAAGGGTGCCTGATTGCTGGAGTTGGTATGAGGGCAACAGCTGCATACATCTACATAAGAGGAGAATATGTAAATGAACGATTGACACTTGAGAAGGCGAGAAAGGAAGCATATCAAGCTGGATTATTGGGGAAGAATGCTTGTGGATCAGGTTATGATTTTGATGTTCATATACACTTTGGTGCTGGAGCTTACATCTGTGGTGAAGAGACAGCATTATTGGAGAGCCTTGAAGGCAAACAAGGGAAACCAAGACTAAAGCCTCCTTTCCCAGCAAATGCAGGACTATATGGCTGTCCGACGACTGTAACAAATGTGGAGACTGTGGCTGTATCTCCCACAATTTTGCGGCGAGGACCTGAATGGTTTGCAAGCTTTGGCCGGAAAAATAATTCTGGCACAAAACTGTTCTGTGTATCTGGTCATGTGAACAAGCCTTGCACGGTGGAAGAGGAGATGAGTATCCCACTGAAGGAATTGATAGAGAGGCATTGTGGTGGCGTTCGAGGAGGCTGGGACAACCTGTTGGCAGTTATCCCGGGAGGTTCTTCTGTTCCCCTCCTTCCCAAGCACATATGTGATGATGTCATTATGGATTACGATGCTCTTAAAGCTGTTCAGTCTGGACTGGGTACTGCAGCGGTGATTGTTATGGACAAATCCACTGATGTCGTGGATGCAATAGCAAGACTGTCTTACTTCTACAAGCACGAGAGTTGCGGTCAGTGCACACCCTGCAGGGAGGGAACTGGATGGCTGTGGATGATTATGGAGAGGTTGAAGGTAGGGAATGCCAAGCTGGAGGAGATTGATATGCTTCAGGAAGTCACCAAGCAGATCGAAGGGCACACTATATGCGCTCTGGGTGATGCTGCTGCATGGCCGGTACAGGGACTTATCAGGCATTTTAGGCCAGAACTAGAAAGGAGAATCAGGGAGAGGGCCGAGAGAGAGCTCTTGGAGGCTGCAGCTGCTTAA